Part of the Oncorhynchus nerka isolate Pitt River linkage group LG14, Oner_Uvic_2.0, whole genome shotgun sequence genome is shown below.
TTACACAGTCATAACATGGTCCTAACCCCATGGCCATAACCCCATGACACACCGGCTATTACGTACTTAACCGAAGCCTCTGTTAGGTGTAGCAGTGAAGTAgcctgatcccaggtcagtttgtgctgtcttgccaacaccTAATGTCATTGTCACGCCAAacgcaaacagatctgggacggGCTAGTAAGTGAAGATGTAACTCCTCTCCGGTCTCCTCTGGTCTGTAGGGAGATGTGGTGCTTCAGAGTGACCACATCATCGAGACCCTGACCAAAGTGGCCATTTGTGCCGACAAGGTCAACAGCATCAACATCAACCAGGGAAGGTGAGTTGTTGCACTGAAGCGGGCCGTGGTCGGATGGTGGATTTGATGGCGTGTCATTCTGTTTGTGGTGTAGGTATCACTTTATTTGGATAAGTCTATTTGTAGATACTGAGACCTGGAACTAGATAAGCCATGTCCTGTGTTATTCAGCGGCATCGAAAAACAGGTCTACGTTAATATTAATATAAACTATGCACAATTGACATTCTGGGGTTAAATTGCTTGCATGGAATTctaccaccagctgacaggactTGAATTCATAGACACCATCACCATCTGCAATCCGATTAGTTTCATTTGTTAGAAAAATATGTTTTGACTGTAAATGAACTgcgtctcttctttctctctcccagtaTAACTTTCACGATGGGCCAAGGTAAGGAAGGGATCATAGACTTCACCTCTGGTTCTGAGCTGCTGGTTGCCAAGGCGAAGAATGGCCACCTCTCAGTGGTGAGTCGGAATAACGGAGGGATATAAAGCATCAGTCCTCCCCTACAGGACTAATACAGTAGGTGGAAACATCAATACTGCATGATTAGAGTCAGAGTTGATTAATTATTGGAGTCCTGCACTCTAATTTATATCAGCTGACTGTACTTGACTTTTTAaagctggttgttgttgtgtgacgTTACAGGACACGATTGTTTTGTTTAACGCCCCCTGTTAAACTGTACATTGATTTTCATTGTAGGTGTATCTCTGGTAGACACCATTTTGTTCTGCACGTTTACATTGTAAAGAGAACCAATCAATTATTGAGTTAAAGTGAAGTTAACTTCTTTGTAATGGTTACCTCTGATGTCTTCCCTGAACTATTTCAGACTGCCCCTCGACTGAACTCAAGATGATAGACATGGCTGATCATCTGACCACGCCAAGGAAGTCCTTCCTGGAATACGCTCCTATTCACCAATCACCACCGCAGACCCTTCTCTGCCTAAGCCAATCAAATGCCAGCTCTCGCTACAGGAACGGGCATGTGCTTCCAATTAAGAGAAAGTCAAGCGATTGAATTAATTGATATTTATGTTTTATATATTTTGGGGATTAATGCTTGTTATTTGAATATTACGATTTTATTATATGAAGCCAAGGAATAACAATGTTTTGGTGCATTTTCCTGCACTACTTCTGCTTAATTTGGGGACATGAACAAGCAGTCAATGAGGGTGTATCGGGTCTCCTTTTTCTTTCCGTCATTCTTTTTTCACAATATTTTCTCTGTTCAGTAATGTAGACGTTGCACCCTCTCTGATACTACTCTTAACTGTTTGGGGGCAGAGGCTTTTGTTATAGTGGAAATGACGTAGATGGCTGATGGTATGTAGAGGCTAGGTTTGTTTTGAGCTATCGAGGAGAAGGGAGTTTGGTAGAGAAGGTCATAATGAAGAGTTATTTTTTTTCAAACTTTTGTCGACTCGGACACAATGCTCTTGAGGTTTTCCATCCGAAGGGATATTAGCAGAAAAGTCATGTGCGTGTGTGACCTTTTGACCCAGAGCATACTGGCCAGAATGTGGAGTACATTTGGTCTGTGCAGTGCCATAGATCTCTAAATCGTTGTTTGATGTAAATATCACGGAGGAGCCCAAATGGAAGCGTAAACCAAAGCATTTTGGTGATGAGAAATGTGTTTTTATAATTGATTTATAATGGAAACTGGTCTTTACAATGTATAATAGAGATAAAGGAAAAAGGCAAGAGAAaggaaatggggggggggggggggggtagtaaaGAATAGAATAGTCTTTGCGTTTTATCTCTTGTTTTCCACCCAACAATTGTGCCTTTCTCCTTTACTAAGTTATTGTTAATGGATTATTTATATGTTGATACACCAATTAAACAATGACACTTTGGGGATGACCTTGACTCCTCCGTTAGAGCCAGATGTCTCGTATACCCTCAGGATGGCCTGGAAGAAGACGattcagagagaaagacatgcatactgtacacacacacttacacttcaCTCCAAGTTAGACCTCTAGAATTGAAGCTTTTTGGAAAACACGCTATGATCCATTTGCTTTCCTTTTGTGTCGCGTTTCCAGGCTGCCGTTTCCGTACTCTGGGTAAGTGTAGCAGCTCTCGTCAGGCTATAGTAGTAGTCGGGACAACGTTCACTGCTTCTTTTAACACATTTACCATTACTTTCCCGACCACGATTTTTGGGCTGTCCTTTGTGTCGGGGACGATGGTACAGACGAATGCACTACATATTGATATAGAATCTGTCCACAGTGTTACGCTACAATACAGCCTGTTTCTGGCGTATCGACAACTCACAGCTCAGCCCTCTCAAcaatgtttttaatgttttgatTGGCACTTCTGAACACAGGCCTTCAAGAGAGAAGAGGCCCCATGCACTGCAGTAAATGCAATCGAGACTTTCCTGGTGTTTTAATACCTACGTCATAGCATATACATCATAGCCACGGGTGTTCTTCACAGAAAGCACACGGATCAACGGTAACATCCTCAGGAACACTTAGCTATCTTTGTAACAAACCAGAGGTGTGTTGGTATAACCCACGTGACACTACAGTTCATAGATGTGAGTTTTAATCTACACACCTCTCCCCAGCAGACTTTCTGAGCAACGTTTCACTCTTCACGTTTCTGTGCTGCTTCTTCCTTTGCTTTGCCTCTTGAGTGCCCCCCCATCCTCCTATGTGCCCCCCCCATCCTCCTATGACCAAGCCTCCTCTGAGCTGTGTACAGCTGGCAACCCAGTGAAAGAACGGTATGACAGGTGCAATATGCCTAATTAAAGGTGTGCTACTGCACTGACGCTAGCCAAAGACGCAATAGTTGATGAAATGTCTGTTAATTGTCTGTTGTATGATTACATGTCAATTTAAAGTGTTATTATTTTCCTGGTGGAAGATGTGTGCTTGgttagtctggtcccagatcagtctgTGCTCTCTTGCCAATGCCAGACAgcgcaaacagatctgggaccaggctattgtGTTCTGTGCTCTAATAAGAGATTTGAGCCAAGTGAGGATTTGTAAGTGTAACATTCATTTAGACTTGTTTAAAAAATTGTGTGTTGCTAATGTGCCTTGAGTTTAATAGAAATTACAACCCATTTTGTATGGAATTCTGTGACAAATACCTCCTCGACAATGTCACTTATTCCAGAGTAAAAACTATATATACCAAAAAAATCGGATTCCTCCTTTTTAGAATGTCATAGAAGTTTCTCTATAAAGCCTGTCTTCAAACCAAATCCTATTTTTTAATCATTTACAATACATAAGTTATCAGTCCTGAGTGTCTGTATGCACCATCATGTAGAATTAGACCAACACGCTAaagataaaatgtaaaaaaataaacttTAAATGATATTATTCTGTCTGGGTCCTTCATTACAAACGTCCTTCCTTGATAATTTGATGCATTTTAACAGTAAAACTAGATTATGCAAGTAATCTTTACTCTGAATTTTACTGTGCGGTCTTTATAAATCCCAAGCCAGAACAGCTAAAACCTACCATCTTGCAACATGTTGAAATGACGTTTTGATCTCAAGAGACAGTACGAAGTGACGCAATCCTCAGCTGTGATGAGGAATTTGACATTATCTCTAGTCTTGAGTTTGAATAGTCTCTCTGCTCTATAGGTGTATAAAACCAACACACCAGGCTTTAGTAATAGttttgttatttaaaaacatggcATTGGCTGTTAATCAATGTTCATTTATAGACTAGACTAGGTATATCAGTGGTTCATCATTCGGGAAAGTTAAGATAGTTTCACTTTCAAAAGGGGTACGTTTTATTTTTTAGCAATCATTCTACCTTTTATGTTCTGACTCTTTTTTGACACCTTTGACACTGATGTCATAACTTTTATTGTAATAATAATGTTATAACGTGTAATATATTAAATTGTAATCTTAGTGGCAACAGGTTATTATGGAATCTTGCAAACTCAGCGGATTAAAGTCTGTTTTGGGAAGTCCGATATTACAccattaaaaataaatatataattatTTTCTAGTTATGTTGACTTAATAATTACAATTCAATAACACAACATTTATAGTCGACAAGTTTGTTTTATAGCTTAAGCTACAATGTCACACTAATATCATGCCATATGATTATTTTTAGGCCTACATCAGGTTTTGAAGTCATAATAAAATGTATTaatgttattttctgtttttaGCTGAAATGACAACTGCGACTATGTGGACCTGTATTGCTCCATTTTATGCTTTAAACAACGCCTTGATTTACAGAAAGGAATGCGGAAGAACCACTTCCATATTCAAACCACTTCTCCTGCGAGTCTTGTATGTTGTTGAATAAGTGGGCAACAGATAAATATATTCTGGTAAACCAGTCACCGCAAGAGTGAGTCTCCCCAGTCCCCATAATGGCGGTGGGGCCACGCAGTATAGAACTACAGGAGCGTCGTGTGCAACTGGTGGAGAGCTGGAGCCAAAATGTCACCCACCTCCAGGAGCTTCTTTATCAGGTAGGGGCTCTTACTGAGGAGGACCTCAGCCTAGTGAGAGGGGGAGGTCACCCAGGGGAGAGGGACTGCATGAGGACTCTGCTGGATGTGCTACACGGGCGTGGAGAGGAAGCCTGTCGAGCCTTCTTTCATGTACTACAGTCACAGAGAGCCAACACAGAGTCAGGGTCTATGCTAGCTGCTATCCCACCCAAGGGCACTGGAACCAGCAGCAGTGACTCTGGTCCAACCAACATGCAGGAGCACTTGAGGAAACACAAGGACATATTAGGCAGGCAGCACGGTCCCACTGATTACCTTAGGATCGGGACTAGTAGCTCAGAGAGCGTTAATGAGCCTGGTTCCTTTACAGATATTACGTTGTCCAGGTGCGTGGGCTACTCTGTTCCCCTGCAGTACCACCAGCACGAGGCAGCCATGGTGGGTGATGCCTTCCGGAGCCAGGACCAGGTCTGTACCTTTCAAGATGTCTGCCAGAGTCTGCTGTCTGTTCCAGGAGACAATATGACTCTGCTCTCGGGGGTGGCTGGCAGTGGGAAGACCACCGTGGTTATACGTCTGGTTTATGAGTGGGCCAGGGACTCTGACTCCCAGAAGATAGTCCTGTCCCTATCCTTCAGAGAGCTCAATCTGCTCAGTGAGCCGCAGAGCTTGCAGGAGCTTCTTCTGGTGCACTACAGCCACCTCAAACCTGTTCTGGCCCGGGTCGTTGACTCCCAACCCAGCCGGATCCTGCTCATCTTGGACGGGCTCGATGAGTTCCGCTTCCCTCTGGACTTTGAACGGAGTCCCAAGTGCTCGGATCCGGAGCGGAGGCTGGGCATGGGGGAGATGGTGGTGAACCTGATCAAGGGTCACCTCCTCCCCGGTATCTCCATCCTGGTCACATCACGGCCCCACGCCGTCTCCAAGGTCCCTCCACTGCTGGTGACCCAGCTCTACAGCGTCCTGGGCTTCTCCACAGACCAGCAGAGGCACTACTTTGAGCAGAGCTGCAGCTCTCCCCTGGTGGCCTCTGCCGTGTGGGGCTACGTTTCCTCCTACCAGCCCCTCCAGCTCATGTGTCGTATACCGGCCTTCTGCTGGATCGTCTCCACTGCCCTCCGTGACGGAGCCCCCAGCTACTTTAGCcaagtcaccaccaccactctgccCAGTACAGCTAGGACAACGCCAGCAGCCTCCGGTGATACCACCAACAACAGCGCTGAAAAAGCCACTCCAACCCCTTCCATCTTCTCCTTCACTGTTCCCAGTGTGACGTTAATGAGCGGCGATGTCAAGCCCATCACCATCACAGAGATCTACTGCTGCTTCCTCAAGTCCGTCCTGGTGTTCCACGGAGAGGGCCGCAGTCAGGAAGGCTGCAGCCCACAGCGCCTCCAGGAGGCCCCGCGGGTCCTACAGGAGATGCGGCCCATGCTGAGAGACCTGGGAGCCCTGGCCTTCCAGGGCCTACTGGAGCGGCGCTTCCTCTTCGACCAGGCTGATCTGAGCTCTTTCTCCCTGGACTGCAGCGGGCTGTCCAAGGCCTTCCTGGTGGAGATCCTCCGAGAGGACCTGGCCTCGCTCACCTACCAGAGGAGCTTCCACTTCCTCCACACTAGTGTACAGGAGTTCCTGGCTGCTCTGTACTATGTCCTGCAGGCCCTCTCCGGCTCAGACCCGTTCTTAGGCCTCAAGTCAGCCGTCGTTGTAGCCATGTTCCCAGTCGCCCTGCACAAAGTGTTAACCTCCACTGCTAATAAACTCCTGAGGCCCAGACGGCTCCTGCGCAGATACATCAAGAAGGCTTTCTCCTGGGGTGGACACCATCAGTCTGGTCACATGGACCTCTTCTGCAGGTCAAATAATATGTGCATAAAATAACATAGACAAAAGTAGTGTTGTGTT
Proteins encoded:
- the LOC115141593 gene encoding NLR family CARD domain-containing protein 3-like — translated: MAVGPRSIELQERRVQLVESWSQNVTHLQELLYQVGALTEEDLSLVRGGGHPGERDCMRTLLDVLHGRGEEACRAFFHVLQSQRANTESGSMLAAIPPKGTGTSSSDSGPTNMQEHLRKHKDILGRQHGPTDYLRIGTSSSESVNEPGSFTDITLSRCVGYSVPLQYHQHEAAMVGDAFRSQDQVCTFQDVCQSLLSVPGDNMTLLSGVAGSGKTTVVIRLVYEWARDSDSQKIVLSLSFRELNLLSEPQSLQELLLVHYSHLKPVLARVVDSQPSRILLILDGLDEFRFPLDFERSPKCSDPERRLGMGEMVVNLIKGHLLPGISILVTSRPHAVSKVPPLLVTQLYSVLGFSTDQQRHYFEQSCSSPLVASAVWGYVSSYQPLQLMCRIPAFCWIVSTALRDGAPSYFSQVTTTTLPSTARTTPAASGDTTNNSAEKATPTPSIFSFTVPSVTLMSGDVKPITITEIYCCFLKSVLVFHGEGRSQEGCSPQRLQEAPRVLQEMRPMLRDLGALAFQGLLERRFLFDQADLSSFSLDCSGLSKAFLVEILREDLASLTYQRSFHFLHTSVQEFLAALYYVLQALSGSDPFLGLKSAVVVAMFPVALHKVLTSTANKLLRPRRLLRRYIKKAFSWGGHHQSGHMDLFCRFLSGLLVPQTRVILDGLFPGRSHIFPSLSSSSLSLPSPSPPPFTPPFLLSLLHSQLQCGRLSPERQVNVCHCLYEAQDPGLVQRLQAWLQVLAQQQVPDQSGPAKRDWTELAFLLQLIPDLQDLNLEAQGLDAEGLRRLLPVLPLFSTLRLGQNPLGPEGAVVLACALQSPDCRVERLWVVGTGLGCEGLKVLTEGLKDNHTVVDLRMAINHIGDVGAGYLADLLRTNHTLKDVRLRDNQITDKGAELLMEALTENTTLEYLWMFDNKLSKEGVRKLKEFARSTSHLDIKVCI